The Acidobacteriota bacterium genome contains a region encoding:
- a CDS encoding M48 family metallopeptidase, protein MTTDRARRWIGVFLIATLMTPGLALAGRKHKDVENIGNRNINGRIAGLFPNFVSLEREVQLGAQVAQQFEQTARLVEDPVVVEYVDRVGQEIVRNSDAKVPFVIRVVDTDEVNAFALPGGYFYVNKGLILESDNEAELAGVMAHEIAHVAARHATERMTKGQLLQFAAIPALFVGGYWTQYGIRSALGMGLNLSLLGITRKSEAEADQLGTQYLWNTGYDPHGFITFFEKLQAREKNKPGKFASFWRTHPPVDSRIEKVQEEISFLPPKDEYILNTSDFEKVKARLIAMDNKRITPGSGQDEGGSKRPTLKRKTNTDRSEEEKPTLKTNRPTLKRSSDTKEKENNNNNN, encoded by the coding sequence ATGACCACAGATAGAGCAAGACGTTGGATCGGTGTCTTTCTCATCGCCACGCTTATGACGCCGGGTCTGGCCTTGGCGGGACGTAAGCACAAGGACGTTGAGAACATCGGCAACCGCAATATCAACGGCCGCATCGCCGGCCTCTTCCCGAATTTCGTTTCGCTGGAGCGCGAGGTGCAATTGGGCGCTCAGGTCGCCCAGCAGTTCGAGCAAACGGCCCGTCTGGTGGAGGATCCGGTGGTGGTCGAGTATGTGGACCGGGTGGGACAGGAGATTGTCCGCAACTCGGACGCCAAGGTGCCTTTTGTCATCCGTGTTGTCGACACCGACGAGGTCAATGCCTTCGCTCTTCCGGGCGGTTACTTCTACGTCAACAAGGGCCTCATTCTGGAGTCCGACAATGAAGCGGAGCTGGCCGGAGTGATGGCCCACGAGATCGCCCACGTGGCTGCCCGTCATGCTACCGAACGCATGACCAAGGGCCAGTTGCTGCAGTTCGCCGCCATTCCCGCTCTCTTTGTGGGCGGCTACTGGACTCAGTACGGCATCCGCAGCGCCCTCGGCATGGGCCTCAACCTTTCGCTGCTGGGCATCACCCGCAAGAGCGAGGCTGAAGCCGATCAATTGGGTACTCAATACCTGTGGAACACCGGTTACGATCCCCACGGCTTCATCACCTTCTTCGAGAAGCTGCAGGCCCGCGAAAAGAACAAGCCGGGCAAGTTCGCCAGCTTCTGGCGCACTCATCCTCCTGTGGACAGCCGCATCGAGAAGGTGCAGGAAGAGATCAGCTTCCTGCCGCCGAAGGACGAGTACATCCTCAATACTTCGGATTTCGAGAAGGTCAAGGCCCGCTTGATCGCCATGGACAACAAGCGCATCACCCCGGGTTCGGGTCAGGATGAGGGCGGCAGCAAGCGTCCCACCCTCAAGCGCAAGACCAACACCGATCGAAGTGAAGAAGAG
- a CDS encoding NAD(P)H-hydrate dehydratase produces the protein MQVLSAEQMGRADRLCSQRYGIPSLTLMENAGFNLYQALRDEFDDLAQRRVAIVCGPGNNGGDGLVLARQLSQRDIPAQVLLLAASGKLKGDARTNFQILHKAGADILEIPDLDSWMERGRLLGDCDIVVDAILGTGINRPVEADSFFGCVISDINTSQAYVLAVDIPSGMRSDRLSGGDLTVRADLTVTFAAPKIAHLLNQDLEAIGDLLIAPIGTPAALLEEVCDPPTLMMTPEMAASCLPPRRQAGHKGDFGRLAVVAGSLGKAGAAALTSRAALRSGAGLVTALVPDAVQSQVAQFSPEVMTEGLASSSTGTFQEDNLDDLLQWLSKNDAVALGPGLSDQPQAFALVRALVEKAALPMVIDADGLNAFAECPQRLKGSDKRPLILTPHPGEFARLLGITVKEVTEDRLELSRRFAQEHQLWLVMKSFRTLLATPAGEVFICPLGNPGMATAGMGDVLTGVLGACTAMRPSFEPGDLTEAALTAVFVHSLAGDQAEQEQGSEALMAGDVIEHLGQAFSYLRSLK, from the coding sequence ATGCAAGTGCTTAGCGCAGAACAAATGGGCAGGGCCGACCGTCTCTGCAGCCAGCGTTACGGAATCCCCAGCCTGACCTTGATGGAGAATGCCGGTTTCAACCTCTACCAGGCCCTGCGGGACGAGTTTGACGACCTCGCTCAAAGACGGGTAGCCATCGTCTGCGGTCCCGGCAACAACGGGGGCGACGGATTGGTGCTGGCCCGGCAGCTTTCCCAACGCGACATTCCCGCCCAGGTCTTGTTGCTGGCCGCCTCCGGCAAGCTGAAAGGAGACGCGCGAACCAATTTTCAGATCCTCCACAAGGCCGGAGCCGACATCCTGGAGATCCCCGACCTGGATTCCTGGATGGAGCGGGGACGTTTGCTGGGGGACTGCGACATCGTGGTGGACGCCATCTTGGGTACCGGCATCAACCGGCCGGTAGAGGCCGACAGCTTTTTCGGCTGCGTGATTTCGGACATCAACACCTCGCAAGCCTATGTGCTGGCCGTCGACATTCCCTCGGGCATGCGTTCCGACCGTTTGAGCGGGGGCGACCTGACGGTGCGGGCCGACCTGACGGTAACCTTCGCCGCCCCCAAGATCGCACATCTCCTCAACCAGGACCTGGAGGCCATTGGCGATTTGCTCATCGCTCCCATCGGCACTCCCGCCGCCCTCCTGGAGGAAGTCTGCGATCCGCCCACACTCATGATGACGCCGGAGATGGCCGCCTCCTGCCTGCCGCCCAGGCGGCAAGCGGGTCACAAGGGCGACTTCGGACGGCTGGCAGTGGTTGCCGGCAGCCTGGGCAAGGCGGGAGCCGCGGCTTTGACCTCGCGGGCGGCCCTGCGCTCGGGCGCCGGACTGGTGACCGCCTTGGTCCCTGATGCCGTACAGTCCCAGGTGGCTCAATTCAGCCCCGAAGTCATGACCGAGGGGTTGGCTTCTTCCTCCACCGGCACTTTCCAGGAGGACAACCTGGACGACTTGCTGCAATGGCTCTCCAAGAACGACGCCGTTGCGCTGGGTCCGGGACTGAGCGACCAACCCCAGGCTTTCGCTTTAGTCCGCGCCTTGGTGGAAAAGGCCGCACTCCCCATGGTCATCGACGCCGATGGCCTCAATGCTTTCGCCGAATGTCCCCAGCGCCTCAAGGGCAGCGACAAGCGTCCCCTGATCTTGACTCCCCATCCCGGCGAATTCGCCCGGCTCTTGGGCATAACCGTGAAGGAAGTGACGGAAGACCGTCTCGAACTCTCACGGCGTTTCGCCCAGGAGCACCAGCTTTGGCTGGTCATGAAGAGCTTTCGAACCTTGCTGGCCACTCCCGCGGGAGAGGTCTTCATCTGTCCCTTGGGGAACCCGGGCATGGCCACTGCGGGCATGGGCGACGTCCTGACCGGCGTCCTGGGAGCCTGCACCGCCATGAGGCCGTCCTTCGAGCCCGGAGACTTGACGGAAGCCGCCCTGACGGCCGTTTTCGTCCATTCTTTGGCCGGCGACCAGGCGGAACAGGAACAAGGAAGCGAGGCCTTGATGGCCGGCGACGTCATCGAACATCTTGGACAAGCCTTCAGCTACCTGCGCTCTCTCAAGTAA
- the tsaE gene encoding tRNA (adenosine(37)-N6)-threonylcarbamoyltransferase complex ATPase subunit type 1 TsaE has translation MSRYSTRDEEETRRLGTRLAKKLSRPALVLLRGELGAGKTVLAKGLAQGFGVEDASVVHSPTFSLINLYPSPGGPVYHVDLYRLESQREQYSTGLDEVLCEEQAAVIIEWAEKLSLAARPSLSIEIVSGEDETRLIQVEECR, from the coding sequence ATGTCCCGATACAGCACCCGCGACGAAGAGGAAACCCGCCGGCTGGGAACCCGCCTGGCCAAGAAACTGTCCAGGCCGGCCCTGGTGCTGCTGCGCGGGGAACTGGGCGCGGGCAAGACCGTGCTGGCCAAGGGATTGGCTCAAGGCTTCGGAGTGGAGGACGCATCGGTGGTGCATAGCCCCACCTTCTCGCTCATCAATCTCTATCCCTCCCCCGGCGGTCCCGTCTATCACGTCGATCTCTATCGTCTGGAATCGCAGCGCGAGCAGTACTCGACGGGATTGGACGAGGTTCTCTGCGAGGAGCAGGCGGCAGTGATTATCGAGTGGGCCGAAAAGCTGAGTCTTGCCGCCCGGCCGTCGCTCTCCATCGAGATCGTCAGCGGGGAAGACGAGACCCGGCTCATCCAGGTGGAGGAGTGCCGGTAA
- a CDS encoding alpha/beta fold hydrolase: MTTILVLAGILAVPVVVAALLVWGVLLILGRRKTLWRVFKRAGITYAVLLPFFIWGLTPLVFAYLLSHAGTRPPDLRLEETPQELGCNYEDVTFSSRDGIDLSGWYLPGEKEQAAFSISHGLFRNRHEVMRRACDLNQKGYPVLLFDFRAHGSLQGRSGEGAVSLGYRERQDVQGAVDFLLERGHKELVLMGVSMGAVAVIEGAPAVSQHLKGLVVDSPFQSLDETVGRHVRLILGIPGFPFGNIFAFGLRWMTETPSGEPDTTKALAQLDKIPVLLIYGGQDQRMPEETAQAVFEAVPGERKQLVYFPEAGHGNAYDNDPRRYVALVESFVQDLDPSPRPNPSAGSSRAQ, from the coding sequence ATGACGACTATTCTGGTGCTGGCGGGAATTTTGGCAGTCCCCGTGGTCGTGGCGGCTCTGCTGGTCTGGGGGGTCCTGCTCATCCTGGGGCGGCGAAAAACTCTGTGGCGAGTCTTTAAGAGGGCCGGCATCACCTATGCGGTCTTGCTCCCTTTCTTTATCTGGGGCTTAACTCCGCTCGTCTTCGCCTATCTGCTCTCCCACGCCGGGACCCGTCCTCCCGATTTGCGCCTGGAGGAAACACCGCAGGAACTGGGCTGCAACTACGAGGACGTTACTTTTTCCAGCCGCGACGGAATCGACCTTAGCGGCTGGTACCTGCCCGGAGAGAAAGAACAGGCGGCCTTCTCGATCAGCCACGGGCTCTTCCGCAACCGCCACGAAGTGATGCGCAGGGCCTGCGACCTCAATCAGAAGGGTTACCCGGTGCTGCTCTTCGACTTCAGGGCACACGGCAGCCTTCAGGGGCGCAGCGGAGAGGGTGCCGTATCGCTGGGCTACCGCGAGCGGCAGGACGTACAAGGCGCCGTCGACTTCCTGCTGGAGCGGGGACACAAAGAGCTCGTCCTGATGGGCGTTTCGATGGGAGCCGTGGCCGTCATCGAGGGTGCTCCCGCCGTTTCGCAGCACCTCAAGGGCCTGGTCGTCGACAGTCCTTTTCAATCGCTGGACGAAACGGTCGGCCGACATGTGCGTCTCATCTTGGGGATTCCGGGCTTCCCCTTCGGCAACATCTTCGCTTTTGGACTGCGGTGGATGACCGAAACTCCGTCTGGAGAGCCTGACACGACCAAGGCTCTGGCTCAGCTTGACAAAATTCCGGTATTGCTGATCTACGGCGGCCAAGACCAGAGGATGCCGGAAGAGACCGCCCAAGCCGTGTTCGAGGCCGTTCCCGGCGAGCGGAAGCAACTGGTTTATTTCCCTGAGGCCGGCCACGGAAACGCCTACGACAACGACCCGCGACGCTACGTCGCCCTGGTCGAGTCATTTGTGCAAGACTTGGACCCTTCGCCGCGACCGAATCCGTCCGCCGGATCATCGAGAGCGCAATGA
- the topA gene encoding type I DNA topoisomerase → MPSLVIVESPAKAKTISRVLGDDYVVDASYGHLRDLPANADEIPARYKKEDWSRLGVNVEEGFAPLYVIPQDKKRHVKRLKEALKKADALLLATDEDREGESISWHAVEVLKPKVPVGRIAFHEVTPEAILASMDSPRDIDDALVKAQESRRILDRLFGYMLSPLLWKKVRRGLSAGRVQSVAVRLAVIRERERRAFRTSRYLDAEAHFKEDGIGFSAKLNRVGERRVASGKDFDSDTGQLKDDSRALWLSQEEQVEDLISAMGKPWTVVKAEQKPFTRRPAPPFTTSSMQQEANRKLGFSADRTMRIAQRLYEGVDIGSDRVGLITYMRTDSLTLANRALSEAQRVIHSKYGKEYSKGPRRYRTKSKGAQEAHEAIRPTELSRTPDSMSRFLKRDEMRLYELIWKRMLASQMADAELTRTSVEIEAPLSDGPGGAGSAIFNASGQTVRFPGFLRAYVEGSDDPAAELADREVMLPPLKEKQRITPLKVEAKDHETQPPARYTEASLVKELEAEGIGRPSTYASIVQTIQDRGYIVKAGNALVPTFIAFAVTQLLERHFSDYVDIKFTARMETDLDDIASGDLDPLDPLQRIYHGNGLPGLKPKIASEEGQIEYPEVEIGRHPELGRVVVKVGRFGPYVQGGEEDDRIIASLPENVAPADFGLEQAVELLKKKDKGPRELGRDPETGKTVYAATGRYGAYVQLGETPQGKVKKKERPKRASLPKGVSEEEATLEIALKWLSLPRVVGKHPQRGEEILATSGRYGPHLRCGKETRSLDSDEQIFSITLKEAVAKLAEPKRKGRSRTKKVLRDLGEDPDNKGNKVQVLDGPYGPYITNGALNASVPKNLKPEEIDKEKALQLLADKGKAPKRRRRKAKAKSK, encoded by the coding sequence ATGCCTTCACTCGTAATCGTAGAATCGCCCGCCAAGGCTAAAACCATCAGCCGCGTCCTGGGCGATGACTATGTGGTCGATGCCAGTTACGGACATTTGCGCGACCTTCCGGCCAATGCCGATGAGATACCGGCACGCTACAAGAAAGAGGACTGGTCGCGGCTGGGAGTCAATGTGGAAGAGGGGTTCGCGCCTCTCTACGTCATCCCCCAGGACAAGAAACGACACGTCAAGCGTCTCAAAGAGGCGCTGAAAAAGGCCGACGCCTTGCTGCTGGCCACCGATGAGGACCGCGAAGGCGAGAGCATCAGTTGGCACGCCGTCGAGGTGCTTAAACCGAAGGTCCCGGTGGGCCGCATAGCTTTCCACGAAGTCACTCCCGAGGCCATCCTGGCCTCGATGGATTCTCCCCGCGACATCGATGACGCCTTGGTCAAGGCCCAGGAGAGCCGCCGCATACTGGACCGGCTGTTCGGCTACATGCTCTCGCCGCTGTTGTGGAAGAAAGTCCGCCGCGGACTGTCGGCGGGCAGAGTGCAAAGCGTGGCCGTGCGCCTGGCCGTCATCCGCGAGCGTGAGCGGAGAGCGTTTCGAACTTCCCGTTACCTGGACGCCGAGGCTCACTTCAAAGAAGACGGCATCGGCTTCAGCGCCAAACTGAACCGGGTGGGCGAGCGGCGCGTGGCCAGCGGCAAAGATTTCGACTCCGACACCGGTCAACTCAAGGATGACTCAAGAGCCCTGTGGCTGTCCCAGGAAGAGCAAGTCGAGGACCTCATCTCCGCCATGGGCAAACCCTGGACCGTCGTCAAGGCCGAGCAGAAGCCTTTTACGCGGCGTCCGGCGCCACCCTTCACCACTTCCTCCATGCAGCAGGAAGCCAACCGCAAACTGGGCTTCAGCGCCGACCGCACCATGCGCATCGCCCAGCGCCTTTACGAAGGTGTCGACATCGGTTCCGACCGGGTTGGCTTGATCACCTACATGCGCACCGATTCGCTGACCCTGGCCAACCGCGCCCTGAGCGAAGCCCAGCGCGTTATCCACTCCAAGTACGGCAAGGAATACAGCAAAGGGCCACGCCGCTACCGCACCAAGAGCAAGGGAGCCCAGGAGGCTCACGAAGCCATTCGTCCCACCGAGCTGTCGCGGACTCCCGACTCGATGTCGAGATTCCTCAAGCGCGATGAAATGCGCCTTTACGAGTTGATCTGGAAGCGCATGCTGGCCAGCCAGATGGCGGACGCCGAGTTGACCCGCACCTCGGTTGAAATAGAAGCGCCCCTTTCCGACGGCCCTGGCGGCGCCGGCAGCGCCATCTTCAACGCCAGCGGACAAACCGTCCGTTTCCCCGGCTTCCTGAGAGCTTACGTGGAAGGATCGGACGACCCGGCCGCGGAACTGGCCGACCGCGAAGTCATGCTGCCGCCCCTTAAGGAAAAGCAGCGGATCACGCCCCTCAAGGTCGAGGCCAAGGACCACGAGACCCAGCCGCCGGCCCGCTACACCGAAGCCAGCCTCGTCAAAGAGCTGGAAGCCGAGGGCATCGGGCGCCCCTCCACCTATGCCAGCATCGTGCAGACCATCCAGGACCGCGGATACATCGTCAAGGCCGGCAACGCGCTGGTGCCCACCTTCATCGCCTTTGCCGTCACCCAACTGCTGGAGCGGCATTTCTCGGACTACGTCGACATCAAGTTCACCGCCCGCATGGAAACCGACCTGGACGACATCGCCTCAGGCGATCTGGATCCTCTCGATCCCTTGCAGCGCATCTACCACGGAAACGGTTTGCCGGGACTCAAGCCCAAGATTGCCAGCGAAGAAGGGCAGATCGAATATCCCGAAGTGGAAATCGGCCGTCATCCGGAATTGGGGCGGGTGGTGGTCAAGGTGGGCCGCTTCGGTCCCTACGTGCAGGGCGGCGAGGAGGACGACCGCATCATCGCTTCGCTGCCCGAGAACGTGGCGCCGGCCGACTTCGGCCTTGAGCAGGCGGTGGAGTTGCTCAAGAAGAAGGACAAGGGTCCCCGCGAGTTGGGCCGCGATCCGGAGACGGGAAAAACCGTCTACGCCGCCACCGGGCGCTACGGCGCTTACGTGCAGTTGGGGGAGACTCCCCAAGGCAAGGTCAAGAAGAAAGAGCGTCCCAAGCGGGCCTCGCTTCCCAAAGGAGTCTCCGAAGAGGAAGCCACCCTTGAAATCGCGCTCAAGTGGCTGTCGTTGCCCAGGGTCGTGGGCAAACATCCCCAGCGGGGCGAAGAGATCCTGGCCACCAGCGGACGCTACGGTCCCCACCTGCGCTGCGGCAAGGAAACGCGCTCCCTCGACTCCGACGAACAGATTTTCTCCATCACCCTGAAAGAGGCCGTGGCCAAACTCGCCGAGCCCAAGAGGAAAGGCCGCTCCCGCACCAAGAAAGTCCTCAGAGACTTGGGCGAAGACCCCGACAACAAGGGAAACAAGGTCCAAGTGCTGGACGGTCCCTACGGTCCTTACATCACCAACGGCGCCCTCAATGCCTCGGTCCCCAAGAACCTCAAGCCTGAAGAGATCGACAAAGAGAAGGCCCTGCAGCTCCTGGCCGACAAGGGCAAAGCCCCCAAACGCCGCCGCCGCAAAGCCAAGGCCAAGTCCAAGTAG
- a CDS encoding pyridoxal phosphate-dependent aminotransferase, producing the protein MSIKTPSLSNRALDLPRSSIRRLFNAAKALEAQGHEVYRLDIGDPDFEMPPRIGDAVTQALREGETHYSPTFGIPPLRGAIARHLRRRGLDVDDSRIVCSQGATQALHAAVLSVCDAGRSVLYPQCYFPNYMQQAALTGVRPLFYPLDDEFQPILGRLEDIRDERLQAILINSPSNPTGAVFPADTIRRLYDFARRRGLWIISDEAYVDFVFKGETLSPLQIDLQADPEERRVLAVYSFSKSFAVTGLRMGWTVAPNPEVALSLATVNEPLTGCLTTPLQWGMVAALSQDDSGERRRQLAGRLQLALEILRAEGLRVRAPHGGMFFFMDVSATGMDGDTFADRLLEEERVAVVPGSGFALVPDSDCHGRLTFKPHARASFCIRFCFAVPEERLRGGLRRLASFINRHSETE; encoded by the coding sequence GTGAGCATAAAGACGCCATCTCTTTCCAACCGCGCCCTCGATCTGCCGCGCAGTTCCATCCGCCGCCTGTTCAACGCCGCCAAGGCCCTGGAAGCCCAAGGCCATGAAGTCTATCGCCTGGATATCGGCGATCCCGACTTCGAAATGCCTCCCCGTATCGGCGATGCGGTCACCCAAGCCCTGCGGGAGGGGGAGACTCATTACAGCCCCACCTTCGGCATTCCCCCCTTGCGGGGCGCCATCGCCCGCCATCTCCGGCGGCGCGGGCTGGACGTCGACGATTCCCGCATCGTGTGCAGCCAAGGCGCCACTCAGGCCTTGCATGCTGCGGTACTCTCGGTGTGCGATGCCGGTCGGTCGGTGCTCTACCCCCAGTGTTACTTCCCCAACTACATGCAGCAGGCCGCCCTCACCGGGGTGCGTCCACTCTTTTATCCGCTGGACGACGAGTTCCAGCCCATCCTCGGCCGGCTGGAAGACATCCGCGACGAGAGGCTGCAAGCCATCCTCATCAATTCGCCCAGCAACCCCACAGGAGCTGTCTTCCCTGCCGATACCATTCGCCGCCTTTACGACTTCGCCCGGCGGCGCGGCCTGTGGATCATCTCGGACGAGGCCTATGTCGACTTCGTCTTTAAGGGAGAAACCCTCTCGCCGCTGCAGATCGACTTGCAGGCCGACCCCGAAGAACGCAGGGTACTGGCCGTTTACAGCTTCTCCAAGAGTTTCGCCGTGACGGGACTGCGCATGGGCTGGACAGTGGCTCCTAATCCCGAGGTGGCGCTTTCTTTGGCCACCGTCAACGAACCGCTGACGGGATGCCTGACCACGCCGCTGCAATGGGGAATGGTGGCGGCGCTCTCCCAGGACGACAGCGGGGAGCGCCGCCGCCAGCTCGCCGGACGCCTGCAACTGGCCCTCGAAATCCTGCGTGCTGAAGGATTGCGGGTGCGCGCGCCTCATGGAGGCATGTTCTTTTTCATGGACGTCTCGGCCACCGGAATGGACGGAGACACCTTCGCCGACCGGCTTCTCGAGGAGGAGAGGGTGGCGGTCGTTCCAGGCAGCGGTTTCGCGCTGGTTCCCGACAGCGACTGCCACGGGCGGCTCACCTTCAAGCCCCATGCCCGGGCTTCTTTTTGCATCCGCTTCTGTTTCGCCGTCCCCGAAGAGCGCCTGCGCGGAGGCCTGCGTCGACTGGCCTCTTTCATCAACCGCCATTCGGAAACGGAGTAG